One Bufo gargarizans isolate SCDJY-AF-19 chromosome 4, ASM1485885v1, whole genome shotgun sequence DNA window includes the following coding sequences:
- the LOC122934022 gene encoding gastrula zinc finger protein XlCGF26.1-like, producing the protein MSDFRTDECGVTEDTHEERAIISEKSSAFHSKDLLSIPLDGFQSSDSSQIVKQDKRHRRSVQHQRSHTGENALSCSECGKHFNSKSHLVRHKRIHAGERPFSCSECEKHFNSKSLLVRHQRSHTGEKPFSCSECGKCFQTKSYLLNHQRIHTGEKPFLCSECGKCFQTKSYLLKHQIIHTGEKQFSCSECGKCFQTKSLLLNHQRIHTGEKRFLCSECGKFFQTKSLLLNHQRIHTGEKPFSCSECGKCFQTKSYILIHQRIHTGEKPFSCSECGKCFLHKSYLLNHQRIHTGEKPFSCLECGKCFAERSNLVRHQRIHTGEKPFSCSECEKHFINKSSLVIHERTHTGEKRFLCSECGKWFKLKSCLLNHQRIHTGEKPFSCLECEKYFRNKSHLRRHKRTHTGEKPFSCSECEKHFINKSSLVMHERTHTGEKPFLCSECGKGFQQKSHLHDHERIHTGEKPFSCSKCSKCFQQKSHLRNHQKTHTGEKPFSCSECEKYFKQKSHLVRHERIHTGEKLFSCLECGKSFTQKSDLGKHQRIHTGKK; encoded by the coding sequence ATGTCGGATTTTAGAACAGATGAGTGTGGTGTCACAGAAGATACACATGAAGAGCGTGCCATTATCTCAGAAAAATCCTCAGCCTTTCACAGCAAAGATCTATTATCTATTCCTTTGGATGGATTTcaatcttctgattcatcacagatTGTTAAGCAAGATAAAAGACACCGAAGAAGTGTTCAACAtcaaagaagtcacacaggggagaatgctctttcatgctcagaatgtgggaaacattttaactctaaatcacatcttgttagacataagagaattcacgcaggggagaggccattttcatgttcagaatgcgaaAAACATTTTAACTCTAAATCActtcttgttagacatcagagaagtcacacaggggagaagccattttcatgttcggaatgtgggaaatgttttcagaCGAAATCATATCTTCTTAACCATCAGAGaatccacacaggggagaagccatttttatgttcagaatgtgggaaatgttttcagaCGAAATCATATCTTCTTAAGCATCAGATaatccacacaggggagaagcaattttcatgttcagaatgtgggaaatgttttcagaCGAAATCATTACTTCTTAACCATCAGAGaatccacacaggggagaagcgatttttatgttcagaatgtgggaaattttTTCAGACGAAATCATTACTTCTTAACCATCAGAGaatccacacaggggagaagccattttcatgttcagaatgtgggaaatgttttcagaCGAAATCATATATTCTTATCCATCAGAGaatccacacaggggagaagccattttcatgttcagaatgtgggaaatgttttctgCACAAATCATATCTTCTTAACCATCAGAGaatccacacaggggagaagccattttcttgtttagaatgtgggaaatgttttgctgaAAGATcaaatcttgttagacatcagagaatccacacaggggagaagccattttcatgttcagaatgtgaaaaacattttataaataaatcatctcttgttatacatgagagaactcacacaggggagaagcgatttttatgttcagaatgtgggaaatggttTAAGCTGAAATCATGTCTTCTTaaccatcagagaattcacacaggggagaagccattttcatgtttagaatgtgaaaAATATTTTAGAAATAAATCACATCTTCGTAGACataagagaactcacacaggggaaaagccattttcatgttcagaatgtgaaaaacatTTTATAAATAAATCATCTCTTGTTATGcatgagagaactcacacaggggagaagccatttttatgttctgaatgtgggaaaggTTTTCAGCAGAAATCACATCTTCATgaccatgagagaattcacacaggggagaagccattttcttgttcgAAATGTTCTAAATGTTTTCAGCAGAAATCACATCTTCGTAAccatcagaaaactcacacaggggagaagccattttcatgttcagaatgtgaaaaatattttaagcaaaaatcacatcttgttagacatgagagaattcacacaggggagaagctattttcttgtttagaatgtgggaaatcttttacacagaaatcagatcttggtaaacatcagagaattcacactggaAAGAAGTGA